One window of Burkholderia thailandensis E264 genomic DNA carries:
- a CDS encoding GNAT family N-acetyltransferase, with protein MSDSAAAPLVYLLRPAEPGDFEFAEALTHGNMNAYYQRHGLRWRADLFFASWRDSENFILEADGVPIGLLRITEEGDSLHIRDVQIAPGHRQRGAGTYLLETSHRFAKARGLRETQLRVFVDNPAARLYLRMGYRLAGPRLAQFGSIRHMARPVS; from the coding sequence ATGTCCGATTCAGCCGCCGCTCCTCTCGTTTATCTGTTGCGCCCCGCCGAGCCGGGCGATTTCGAGTTCGCGGAAGCGCTCACGCACGGCAACATGAACGCGTACTACCAGCGCCATGGCCTCAGATGGCGCGCGGATCTCTTTTTTGCGAGCTGGCGCGATTCGGAGAACTTCATCCTCGAAGCCGACGGTGTGCCGATCGGCCTGTTGAGGATTACCGAGGAGGGCGATTCGCTGCACATCCGCGACGTGCAGATCGCGCCGGGGCACCGGCAGCGCGGCGCCGGCACCTACCTGCTCGAAACCTCGCACCGGTTCGCGAAGGCGCGCGGGCTGCGCGAGACGCAGTTGCGCGTGTTCGTCGACAATCCTGCCGCGCGGCTCTATCTGCGAATGGGGTATCGGCTCGCGGGGCCGCGTCTCGCGCAGTTCGGATCGATCCGCCATATGGCGCGGCCCGTGTCCTGA
- a CDS encoding AraC family transcriptional regulator: MSPSVPLVAQPAAATIDVPSEFAPTRSHPMRVRARAISAGMRVPQHSHAWAQLAYASRGVLRLATAGSTWMVPPSRAIWVPPRIPHEVVIVEDAYLRTLYVDESAVPDGLDACRVVEVSGLLRELIVALEVRPLNRARERLLAALVLDELTRAEPLPLAVPMPTEKRLRALCEAVLAHPAQGESLEHWAAGVGASTRTIARLFKQELGVSFSQWRQQALLARAIPLLNQGRPLSHIAHELGYQSQSAFSAMFRRAFGASPRAFIQRGDMHAATELASPDDGDAQPLL, from the coding sequence ATGAGCCCGTCCGTTCCCCTTGTGGCGCAACCTGCCGCCGCCACGATCGACGTTCCGTCCGAATTCGCGCCGACGCGCTCGCACCCGATGCGCGTGCGCGCCCGCGCGATCTCGGCCGGCATGCGCGTGCCGCAGCACTCGCACGCGTGGGCGCAGCTCGCGTACGCGTCGCGCGGCGTGCTGCGGCTCGCGACGGCCGGCTCGACGTGGATGGTGCCGCCGTCGCGCGCAATCTGGGTGCCGCCGCGAATTCCACACGAAGTCGTGATCGTCGAGGACGCGTATCTGCGCACGCTGTATGTCGATGAATCGGCGGTGCCGGACGGGCTCGACGCGTGCCGGGTCGTCGAGGTGTCGGGCCTGTTGCGCGAGTTGATCGTCGCGCTCGAGGTGCGCCCGCTCAATCGCGCGCGCGAGCGGCTGCTGGCCGCGCTCGTGCTCGACGAACTCACGCGCGCCGAGCCGTTGCCGCTCGCGGTGCCGATGCCGACCGAGAAGCGGCTGCGCGCGCTATGCGAAGCGGTGCTCGCGCATCCGGCGCAGGGCGAGTCGCTCGAGCACTGGGCGGCGGGCGTCGGTGCGAGCACGCGAACGATCGCGCGGCTCTTCAAGCAGGAACTCGGCGTGAGCTTTTCGCAATGGCGCCAGCAGGCGCTGCTCGCGCGTGCGATTCCGCTCCTCAATCAGGGGCGGCCGCTGTCGCACATCGCGCATGAGCTCGGCTACCAAAGCCAAAGTGCGTTCTCCGCGATGTTCCGGCGCGCGTTCGGCGCGAGCCCGCGCGCATTCATTCAGCGCGGCGACATGCACGCGGCGACGGAACTTGCGTCGCCCGACGACGGGGATGCGCAACCGCTGCTGTGA
- the rraA gene encoding ribonuclease E activity regulator RraA yields the protein MMFATTDLCDANEERLAAGTLRVIEPVFRSFGGVRRFAGPAATLKLFEDNTLVRAALEQDGAGRVLVVDGGGSLRCALVGGNLGKLAEKNGWVGIVVNGCVRDSAELAECRAGVLALAAHPRKSDKRGAGVSDVPVDVRGTRIAPGDWIYADADGILVSDAALLA from the coding sequence ATGATGTTCGCCACCACCGACCTTTGCGACGCGAACGAAGAGCGCCTCGCAGCCGGCACGCTGCGCGTGATCGAGCCCGTGTTCCGCTCGTTCGGCGGCGTGAGGCGCTTCGCGGGGCCGGCCGCGACGCTCAAGCTGTTCGAGGACAACACGCTCGTGCGCGCGGCGCTGGAGCAGGACGGCGCGGGGCGCGTGCTCGTCGTCGACGGCGGCGGCAGCCTGCGCTGCGCGCTCGTTGGCGGCAACCTCGGCAAGCTCGCCGAGAAGAACGGCTGGGTCGGCATCGTCGTGAACGGCTGCGTGCGCGATTCGGCCGAACTCGCCGAATGTCGCGCCGGCGTGCTCGCGCTCGCCGCGCATCCGCGCAAGAGCGACAAGCGCGGCGCCGGCGTGAGCGACGTGCCCGTCGACGTGCGCGGCACGCGCATCGCGCCGGGCGACTGGATCTACGCGGACGCCGACGGCATCCTCGTCAGCGACGCTGCGCTGCTCGCGTGA
- a CDS encoding gamma-glutamylcyclotransferase family protein produces MRHVFCYGTLRAGEINDIGRAAATHGIAAPVLVGAGAVAGRLYDFGNYPGMVADSGRDLVWGDVYAIDARLVPVLDEIEEVYPGVEGLFVRQQASVELGGHRYDCLYYPVGAHSVAGRPRIESGDWVQYRRARAA; encoded by the coding sequence ATGCGCCACGTATTCTGCTACGGGACCCTGAGAGCGGGCGAGATCAACGACATCGGCCGGGCGGCGGCGACGCACGGCATCGCCGCGCCGGTGCTCGTGGGCGCCGGGGCGGTGGCGGGACGGCTGTACGACTTCGGCAACTATCCGGGGATGGTCGCCGACAGCGGCCGCGATCTCGTCTGGGGCGACGTCTACGCGATCGACGCGCGGCTCGTGCCGGTGCTCGACGAGATCGAGGAGGTCTATCCCGGCGTCGAGGGGTTGTTCGTGCGGCAGCAGGCATCGGTCGAGCTCGGCGGGCACCGGTACGATTGCCTGTATTACCCGGTCGGCGCGCATTCGGTCGCGGGCAGGCCGCGCATCGAGTCGGGCGACTGGGTGCAGTATCGGCGTGCGCGCGCCGCGTGA
- the aceB gene encoding malate synthase A — MTTTLKLPQGMAITGEIKPGYEAILTPEALELVATLHRQFEPRRRELLAARVERTKHLDAGERPDFLAETKSIREGDWKVAPLPADLQCRRVEITGPVERKMIINALNSGADSYMTDFEDSNAPSWTNQIDGQINLKDAVRRTISLEQNGKSYKLNDKIATLIVRPRGWHLDEKHVTVDGQRVSGGVFDFALFLFHNAKELIARGSGPYFYLPKMESHLEARLWNDIFVAAQAAVGIPRGTIRATVLIETILAAFEMDEILYELREHSSGLNAGRWDYIFSAIKKFKNDRDFCLADRAKITMTVPFMRAYALLLLKTCHKRNAPAIGGMSALIPIKNDPEANEKAMAGVRADKNRDATDGYDGGWVAHPGLVSLAMEEFVKVLGDKPNQIGKQRDDVQIEGKNLLDFQPEAPITEAGLRNNINVGIHYLGSWLAGNGCVPIHNLMEDAATAEISRSQVWQWIRSPKGTLDDGRKVTAELVREYAKAELGKVKQVVGGDTAPYDRAAVIFEQMSTSENFTEFLTLPLYEEI; from the coding sequence ATGACCACGACGCTGAAGCTGCCGCAAGGCATGGCGATCACGGGCGAGATCAAGCCCGGCTACGAAGCGATCCTCACGCCCGAGGCGCTCGAACTCGTCGCGACGCTGCATCGCCAGTTCGAGCCGCGCCGCCGCGAGCTGCTCGCCGCGCGCGTCGAGCGCACCAAGCACCTCGACGCCGGCGAGCGCCCCGACTTCCTCGCCGAGACGAAATCGATCCGCGAAGGCGACTGGAAGGTGGCGCCGCTGCCCGCGGATCTGCAGTGCCGCCGCGTCGAGATCACGGGCCCCGTCGAGCGCAAGATGATCATCAACGCGCTGAACTCGGGCGCGGACTCGTACATGACGGACTTCGAGGACTCGAACGCGCCGAGCTGGACCAACCAGATCGACGGCCAGATCAACCTGAAGGACGCGGTGCGCCGCACGATCTCGCTCGAGCAGAACGGCAAGTCGTACAAGCTCAACGACAAGATCGCGACGCTGATCGTGCGCCCGCGCGGCTGGCACCTCGACGAAAAGCACGTGACGGTGGACGGCCAGCGCGTGTCGGGCGGCGTCTTCGATTTCGCCCTCTTCCTGTTCCACAACGCGAAGGAGCTGATCGCGCGCGGCTCCGGCCCGTACTTCTACCTGCCGAAGATGGAAAGCCATCTCGAGGCGCGCCTCTGGAACGACATCTTCGTCGCCGCGCAGGCAGCGGTCGGCATTCCGCGCGGCACGATCCGCGCGACCGTGCTGATCGAGACGATCCTCGCCGCGTTCGAGATGGACGAGATCCTCTATGAGCTTCGCGAGCACAGCTCTGGCCTGAACGCGGGCCGCTGGGACTACATCTTCTCGGCGATCAAGAAGTTCAAGAACGACCGCGACTTCTGCCTCGCCGACCGCGCGAAGATCACGATGACGGTGCCGTTCATGCGCGCGTATGCGCTGTTGCTGCTGAAGACCTGCCACAAGCGCAACGCGCCGGCGATCGGCGGGATGAGCGCGCTGATCCCGATCAAGAACGATCCGGAGGCGAACGAGAAGGCGATGGCCGGCGTGCGCGCGGACAAGAACCGCGATGCGACCGACGGCTACGACGGCGGCTGGGTCGCGCACCCGGGCCTCGTGTCGCTCGCGATGGAAGAGTTCGTCAAGGTGCTCGGCGACAAGCCGAACCAGATCGGCAAGCAGCGCGACGACGTGCAGATCGAGGGCAAGAACCTGCTCGATTTCCAGCCGGAAGCGCCGATCACCGAAGCGGGCCTGCGCAACAACATCAACGTCGGCATTCACTACCTCGGCTCGTGGCTCGCGGGCAACGGCTGCGTGCCGATCCACAATCTGATGGAAGACGCGGCGACGGCCGAAATCTCGCGCTCGCAGGTCTGGCAGTGGATCCGCTCGCCGAAGGGCACGCTCGACGACGGCCGCAAGGTGACGGCCGAGCTCGTGCGCGAATACGCGAAGGCGGAGCTCGGGAAGGTGAAGCAGGTCGTCGGCGGCGACACGGCGCCGTACGACCGTGCCGCGGTCATCTTCGAGCAGATGTCGACGTCGGAGAACTTCACCGAGTTCCTGACGCTGCCGCTTTACGAGGAGATCTAA
- a CDS encoding haloacid dehalogenase type II — MIVERNVMPGTPPAFPKAILFDAYGTLFDVHAVVAAAEQMFPGRGEALSQLWRRKQIEYSQLRTLADPAGGRYRPFWELTLDALRFAARALGLALSAAAEKRLMDEYACLSTYPDTVPALRALRARSAPPKLAILSNGNPQMLDIAVKSAGMSGLFDRVLSVDAVRAYKPSPAAYALGTAAFDAAAADIAFVSSNGWDVAGAGWFGYRTFWLNRTGAPLEELGAVPAGAGAGMAELLAFLDAPPAAAKAAGRARPAPA, encoded by the coding sequence CTGATCGTGGAGCGCAACGTCATGCCCGGCACCCCGCCCGCCTTCCCGAAGGCGATTCTCTTCGACGCGTACGGCACGCTGTTCGACGTGCACGCGGTCGTCGCCGCGGCCGAGCAGATGTTTCCCGGGCGCGGCGAGGCGCTGTCGCAGCTCTGGCGGCGCAAGCAGATCGAATACTCGCAGCTGCGCACGCTCGCCGATCCGGCGGGCGGACGCTATCGGCCGTTCTGGGAACTGACGCTCGACGCGCTGCGCTTTGCCGCGCGCGCACTCGGCCTCGCGCTGTCCGCCGCGGCCGAGAAACGGTTGATGGACGAATACGCATGCCTGTCGACCTATCCGGACACAGTGCCGGCGCTGCGCGCGCTGCGGGCGCGCAGCGCGCCGCCGAAGCTCGCGATCCTGTCGAACGGCAACCCGCAGATGCTCGACATCGCGGTCAAGAGCGCCGGGATGAGCGGCCTCTTCGACCGCGTGCTGTCCGTCGACGCGGTGCGCGCGTACAAGCCGTCGCCCGCCGCGTACGCGCTCGGCACGGCGGCGTTCGATGCGGCCGCGGCCGACATCGCGTTCGTGTCGTCGAACGGCTGGGATGTCGCGGGCGCCGGCTGGTTCGGCTACCGGACCTTCTGGCTGAACCGCACGGGCGCGCCGCTCGAGGAGCTCGGCGCGGTGCCCGCGGGCGCGGGCGCCGGCATGGCCGAGTTGCTCGCCTTTCTCGACGCGCCGCCCGCCGCCGCGAAAGCGGCCGGCCGCGCGCGCCCGGCGCCCGCCTGA